Proteins found in one Nocardia brasiliensis ATCC 700358 genomic segment:
- a CDS encoding maleylpyruvate isomerase family mycothiol-dependent enzyme, which translates to MIDPTLDRAELTRLLSEQWDAIAALVTGLDENQWRTSTALPGWTVFDVVAHVVGTESWLLGERPPAHDPLTPKADVRTLPHIRNETGVLNEIWVDRLRPLSGERLLELFQDVTGRRRAALRALGDEEWQAQTQSPIGLVSYGRFMRVRLFDCWMHELDIADALGVQVDEGGQRGEFAFTEFLGSIPRIVVKKGGAPDGARITFSLTGPLARSLHIQVAERANFVDAFDGAPTVDIHLPAADFVRLGGGRTTAEQHSDQITISGDQELGQRLVQNLAFTI; encoded by the coding sequence ATGATCGATCCGACCCTGGACCGGGCCGAGCTGACCAGGCTGCTGTCCGAGCAGTGGGACGCGATCGCCGCGTTGGTCACCGGACTCGACGAAAACCAGTGGCGGACATCGACGGCACTGCCCGGCTGGACCGTGTTCGACGTGGTCGCGCACGTCGTCGGCACCGAATCGTGGTTGCTCGGCGAGCGGCCGCCCGCGCACGACCCGCTGACACCCAAGGCCGACGTGCGCACGCTGCCGCATATCCGCAACGAGACCGGCGTGCTCAACGAGATCTGGGTGGACCGGCTGCGGCCGCTGTCCGGCGAACGGTTGCTGGAGCTGTTCCAGGACGTCACCGGCAGACGGCGGGCGGCGCTGCGCGCGCTCGGCGACGAAGAATGGCAGGCCCAGACCCAGTCGCCGATCGGGCTGGTCAGCTACGGCCGGTTCATGCGGGTGCGGCTGTTCGACTGCTGGATGCACGAACTCGATATCGCCGACGCGCTGGGCGTCCAGGTGGACGAGGGCGGGCAGCGCGGCGAATTCGCCTTCACCGAGTTCCTCGGCAGCATCCCGCGGATCGTGGTGAAAAAGGGTGGCGCACCGGACGGTGCACGGATCACCTTCTCGCTGACCGGACCACTGGCGCGTTCGTTGCACATCCAGGTGGCGGAGCGGGCGAATTTCGTGGACGCCTTCGACGGCGCCCCGACCGTCGACATCCATCTGCCCGCAGCGGATTTCGTCCGGCTCGGCGGCGGGCGGACCACCGCGGAGCAGCACTCGGACCAGATCACCATCAGCGGCGATCAGGAACTCGGGCAACGGCTCGTGCAGAATCTCGCGTTCACCATCTGA
- a CDS encoding HIT family protein — translation MTDCVFCRIVAGVAPATKVYEDDSLCAFLDIRPIARGHTLVIPKQHATELEDLDAELGAYVFRAGHRLALAVRRSPLAADGANLVLNDGTAAFQTVPHVHLHVIPRSHGDKLRFAAGFLLRRPHDPQSTAAAIQAGIAALEKDEASSRERPGADRPEEGAHE, via the coding sequence GTGACCGACTGCGTCTTCTGCCGCATCGTGGCCGGCGTTGCCCCCGCAACAAAGGTGTACGAGGACGACTCGCTCTGCGCCTTTCTCGACATCCGGCCCATCGCCCGCGGGCACACGCTGGTGATCCCCAAACAGCACGCCACCGAACTCGAGGATCTGGACGCCGAACTCGGCGCCTACGTCTTCCGGGCCGGGCATCGGCTCGCGCTCGCGGTCCGGCGCAGCCCGCTCGCCGCCGACGGCGCGAACCTGGTGCTCAACGACGGCACTGCCGCTTTTCAGACCGTTCCGCACGTCCATCTGCACGTGATCCCGCGCAGCCACGGCGACAAGCTGCGCTTCGCTGCCGGCTTCCTGCTGCGCAGGCCACACGATCCGCAATCGACCGCGGCCGCCATCCAGGCCGGTATCGCGGCGCTGGAAAAAGACGAAGCATCGAGTCGGGAGCGGCCGGGCGCGGACCGGCCGGAAGAAGGAGCACACGAATGA
- a CDS encoding Type 1 glutamine amidotransferase-like domain-containing protein: MRLFLSSYRFGAHYDRLAALVGAPGRVALIPNACDAWPELWESAIISDIVPLRRLGYEPETVDLRDFVGRPAELERTLAEFPLLWVRGGNTFVLRAQFARSGADVVLPRLLAADALVYAGYSAGACVLTPDLHGLESSDDPAEVQPTCGIEPLWDGLGLVQQRIVPHIASPTDPLGLCDRLAESYRAEGIAHWALTDDDAIVVDGDRTEVLIKSVGS, encoded by the coding sequence ATGCGCCTGTTCCTGTCCAGCTACCGGTTCGGCGCGCACTACGACCGGCTCGCCGCCCTGGTCGGCGCGCCAGGCCGAGTCGCGTTGATTCCCAACGCCTGTGACGCCTGGCCCGAGCTGTGGGAGTCGGCGATCATCAGCGATATCGTCCCGCTGCGCCGGCTCGGGTACGAGCCGGAGACGGTGGATCTGCGCGATTTCGTCGGCCGCCCAGCGGAATTGGAGCGCACGCTCGCCGAGTTCCCGCTGCTGTGGGTGCGCGGCGGCAACACCTTCGTGCTGCGCGCCCAATTCGCCCGCAGCGGAGCCGATGTCGTGCTCCCCCGGCTGCTGGCGGCCGACGCGCTCGTGTACGCGGGCTACAGCGCCGGCGCCTGCGTGCTGACCCCCGATCTGCACGGACTGGAATCCTCCGACGACCCGGCGGAGGTCCAGCCGACGTGCGGGATCGAACCGCTCTGGGACGGACTGGGTTTGGTGCAGCAGCGGATCGTGCCGCACATCGCCTCGCCGACCGATCCGCTCGGCCTGTGCGACCGGCTCGCCGAGTCCTATCGCGCCGAAGGCATCGCACACTGGGCGCTCACCGACGACGACGCGATCGTCGTCGACGGCGATCGCACAGAGGTGCTGATCAAGTCAGTGGGGTCGTGA
- a CDS encoding GtrA family protein yields the protein MHEPAQTTDNIADRFTRWCEAVVARLPWGLNRLVAPTFLGFALINSFTFGVDLALLTLFHGGLGLPVWLSVSVAYVCAFGLSFVLNRTFNFHSHAPVGKQAGVYVVVVAINYAAFILGVGSGLTALGVDYHLARLLAGGCEAVYMYSAMRWVVFRRDAKAEPAPPRDVRSPMS from the coding sequence GTGCACGAGCCGGCGCAGACCACCGACAACATTGCCGACCGCTTCACCCGATGGTGTGAGGCGGTCGTCGCACGGCTGCCTTGGGGACTGAATCGTCTTGTCGCGCCGACCTTCCTCGGCTTCGCGCTGATCAACAGCTTCACCTTCGGCGTCGACCTGGCCCTGCTCACCCTCTTCCATGGTGGATTGGGCCTGCCGGTCTGGCTGTCGGTCTCCGTCGCGTACGTCTGTGCCTTCGGGTTGAGTTTCGTGCTCAATCGCACCTTCAACTTCCACTCGCACGCGCCGGTCGGCAAGCAGGCCGGGGTCTACGTGGTGGTCGTGGCGATCAACTACGCCGCGTTCATCCTCGGCGTCGGCAGCGGGCTCACCGCGCTCGGCGTCGACTACCACCTGGCGCGGTTGCTCGCCGGCGGCTGCGAAGCGGTCTACATGTACAGCGCGATGCGCTGGGTCGTGTTCCGCCGCGACGCGAAGGCCGAACCGGCGCCCCCGCGCGACGTGCGGTCACCGATGTCCTAG